From Bacteroidota bacterium, the proteins below share one genomic window:
- a CDS encoding methyltransferase domain-containing protein translates to MNQIKEKLSGKNKEHIPNIAFRMMTSIMRIMDFWGNNSNKNFETLNLKKGQTVIDYGCGPARYIRNTSIAVGDSGKVIAVDIHPLAIKTVQAKIEKYNLNNVEAVLANGYNTPIQNETADVVLALDMFHMIEQPTELLHEFSRVLKSDGVAIIEDGHQKRSETIRKIEKSNIFTIVQENKFHVRCKKTQSDK, encoded by the coding sequence ATGAACCAAATCAAAGAAAAACTAAGCGGAAAAAACAAGGAACACATTCCAAACATTGCTTTCCGTATGATGACATCTATTATGCGAATAATGGATTTTTGGGGAAACAACTCAAACAAAAATTTCGAAACTCTTAACCTGAAGAAAGGACAAACCGTAATTGATTATGGCTGTGGTCCTGCCAGATATATCAGAAATACTTCTATTGCTGTTGGTGATTCAGGAAAAGTAATTGCTGTTGATATTCATCCGCTCGCCATCAAAACAGTTCAAGCTAAAATTGAAAAATACAATCTGAATAATGTTGAAGCAGTTTTAGCTAATGGATATAATACACCAATACAAAATGAAACTGCAGATGTTGTTTTAGCACTGGACATGTTTCACATGATTGAACAGCCAACTGAGCTTTTGCATGAATTTAGCCGGGTGTTAAAATCTGATGGAGTTGCTATTATTGAAGACGGACATCAAAAGCGATCTGAAACAATTCGAAAAATTGAAAAATCAAACATTTTCACAATCGTTCAGGAAAACAAATTTCATGTAAGATGCAAAAAGACGCAATCTGATAAATAG
- the blaOXA gene encoding class D beta-lactamase: MNTYPFILSLFLLFACSQKPIENSVEQQPTGAEDNKIVKVELQTILDSAHVSGSILIYNQKDDEYYSNDFEWAQKGFLPASTFKICNSIIALETGVVENDSTMFIWNGVERNMDIWEQDLIFRDAFHFSCVPCYQDIARQIGVERMNEYLKKFEYGNMKVDSSSIDLFWLEGESKISQYQQIDFLKRFYNKELPISDRTFTIMKRLMLLAEKEEFKISGKTGWSIRNGNNNGWFIGYLEKGSEVYFFATNITPDQEFDLSLFPVIRKDISMKALQLLKIIE; the protein is encoded by the coding sequence ATGAACACATACCCTTTCATATTGTCTCTTTTCCTACTCTTTGCATGTTCTCAGAAGCCTATTGAAAATTCGGTAGAGCAGCAACCCACAGGTGCTGAAGATAACAAAATCGTCAAAGTAGAACTTCAAACAATATTGGATTCTGCTCATGTTTCAGGCTCAATTTTAATTTATAATCAGAAAGATGATGAGTATTATTCCAATGATTTTGAATGGGCTCAAAAAGGCTTTTTACCAGCATCTACTTTCAAGATTTGCAACTCTATTATAGCACTTGAAACAGGAGTAGTTGAAAATGATAGCACCATGTTCATTTGGAATGGTGTAGAAAGGAATATGGATATTTGGGAACAGGATTTAATATTCAGAGATGCCTTTCATTTTTCATGCGTACCTTGTTATCAGGATATTGCCCGACAAATTGGGGTTGAACGAATGAACGAATATTTGAAAAAATTTGAATATGGAAACATGAAAGTTGACTCAAGTTCAATTGACCTTTTCTGGTTAGAAGGAGAATCCAAAATAAGTCAGTATCAACAAATTGATTTCCTTAAACGATTTTACAACAAAGAACTCCCTATTTCAGATCGCACTTTTACCATTATGAAAAGACTCATGCTGTTAGCCGAAAAAGAAGAATTCAAAATAAGTGGCAAAACGGGTTGGTCGATTCGTAATGGAAATAACAATGGTTGGTTTATTGGATATCTCGAAAAAGGAAGTGAAGTGTATTTTTTCGCCACCAACATAACACCTGATCAAGAATTTGATTTAAGTTTGTTCCCAGTAATCCGAAAAGATATTAGCATGAAGGCATTGCAACTACTTAAGATTATTGAATAG
- a CDS encoding glycosyltransferase, which translates to YGDDKTYFDLIDKLKIQNELNVNLRYIRDNEVQLFFSAADVNILPYRSATQSGILSIAYHFELPVLVTDVGSLKQAVDSSKSGMIIPKAEADMIAESVIEFFNLGQEKHFISNIQEYKKSNSWKNLAKNIIAFINEL; encoded by the coding sequence ATATGGAGATGATAAAACATACTTCGATCTGATAGATAAACTCAAAATACAAAACGAATTAAATGTCAACCTAAGGTATATAAGGGATAATGAGGTTCAGCTATTCTTCTCAGCAGCAGATGTAAATATTCTCCCCTATAGATCAGCAACACAGAGTGGAATTCTTTCTATTGCCTATCATTTTGAATTACCCGTATTAGTAACTGATGTAGGTAGCTTAAAACAAGCCGTAGATTCTAGCAAGAGTGGGATGATTATTCCAAAAGCTGAAGCAGATATGATTGCTGAATCAGTAATTGAATTCTTTAATTTAGGTCAGGAAAAACACTTTATTTCGAATATTCAGGAATACAAGAAATCAAATTCCTGGAAAAATTTGGCCAAAAATATAATTGCTTTTATCAATGAACTCTAG